One genomic segment of Alphaproteobacteria bacterium includes these proteins:
- a CDS encoding bifunctional folylpolyglutamate synthase/dihydrofolate synthase: MAVDPILERLTTLHPKVIDMSLDRLVRLLADLGNPHLSLPRVTHIAGTNGKGSTLAYIRAMCEAAGERVHVYTSPHLVRFNERIRLAGKLIDDAMLEATLAEIERINAGRPITFFEITTAAAFVAFARVPADRVLLETGMGGRLDATNVVPKPDLVALAPISLDHTQYLGDTLALIAGEKAGIVKRGVPVCVGVQPAEASAVFDARAAEMAAPLFRHGREWNFALLDEGGFQYRGLKTRRLPRPSLPGPHQYANAALAVACAEKLGLPDSAIEAGITSAQWPARLQRLTRGPLVEKLPPRVALYLDGGHNEGAGEALAKWAQGRQIDLVFGMLSTKQPIDFLRHVAPYVRRLRAIAIPDEKLSLPASDIAAAARQAGIADVAEAVSADAAIADLAPATAPESPVLICGSLYLCGRILADNG; this comes from the coding sequence ATGGCCGTGGACCCCATTCTGGAGCGTCTGACGACGCTTCACCCCAAGGTCATCGACATGTCGCTGGATCGTCTGGTCCGGCTGCTCGCCGATCTGGGGAACCCGCATCTTTCGCTGCCGCGCGTGACGCATATCGCGGGCACGAACGGCAAGGGCTCCACCCTCGCCTATATCCGCGCAATGTGCGAAGCGGCGGGCGAGCGTGTGCATGTCTACACCTCGCCGCATCTGGTGCGCTTCAACGAGCGCATCCGCTTGGCCGGCAAGCTGATCGACGACGCGATGCTCGAGGCGACACTCGCCGAGATCGAGCGCATCAACGCCGGGCGCCCGATCACGTTTTTCGAGATCACGACGGCGGCCGCGTTCGTGGCTTTCGCGCGCGTTCCCGCCGATCGCGTGCTGCTCGAAACCGGCATGGGCGGCCGGCTGGACGCCACCAACGTCGTGCCCAAGCCCGATCTGGTCGCCCTCGCGCCGATCTCGCTCGATCACACCCAGTATCTGGGCGACACGTTGGCGCTGATCGCGGGCGAGAAAGCCGGGATCGTCAAGCGCGGCGTGCCGGTCTGCGTGGGCGTACAGCCCGCCGAAGCCAGCGCCGTGTTCGATGCGCGCGCGGCCGAAATGGCGGCACCCTTGTTCCGCCACGGCCGCGAATGGAATTTCGCGCTGCTCGACGAAGGCGGTTTCCAATATCGCGGGCTCAAAACCCGCCGCTTGCCGCGCCCTTCGCTGCCCGGCCCCCATCAATACGCGAACGCCGCCCTCGCCGTTGCGTGCGCCGAGAAGCTCGGCCTGCCCGATTCGGCGATCGAAGCGGGTATCACCTCGGCGCAATGGCCCGCGCGTTTGCAGCGCCTGACGCGCGGCCCCCTGGTCGAGAAGCTGCCGCCGCGTGTGGCGCTCTATCTCGATGGCGGCCATAACGAAGGGGCGGGCGAAGCGCTCGCCAAATGGGCGCAAGGCCGGCAGATCGATCTCGTCTTCGGCATGCTCTCGACCAAGCAGCCGATCGACTTCCTGCGCCACGTCGCACCCTATGTGCGCCGTTTGCGCGCGATCGCGATCCCCGACGAGAAACTGTCGCTGCCCGCCAGCGATATCGCGGCGGCGGCGCGCCAAGCCGGCATCGCCGACGTGGCCGAAGCCGTGTCGGCCGACGCCGCGATCGCCGATCTGGCGCCCGCGACGGCCCCCGAATCGCCCGTGCTGATTTGCGGCTCGCTTTATCTGTGCGGGCGCATCCTGGCCGATAACGGCTAA
- a CDS encoding TetR/AcrR family transcriptional regulator, producing the protein MQETATPKRGGARERILELAEAATLEKGFGATSIEELIAGAGISKSGFFHHFRDKNALAKALIERYVANDRIILDGLFARGDELSEDPLQSFLIGLKLFAEMLADLPEAHPGCLAASFVYQEQLFDADVRALSRQSFLRWRARFAERFDAIAAKYPPRVPIDRAALADMAAALIDGGITLGKSLKDPKILPAQVLHFRNYVRLLFDPAV; encoded by the coding sequence ATGCAGGAAACGGCCACGCCAAAGCGCGGCGGCGCACGCGAACGGATTCTCGAACTCGCCGAAGCGGCGACGCTCGAGAAGGGATTCGGCGCGACCTCGATCGAGGAACTGATCGCCGGCGCCGGTATTTCCAAAAGCGGGTTCTTCCATCATTTCCGCGACAAGAACGCGCTCGCCAAGGCGCTGATCGAGCGCTACGTGGCGAACGACAGGATCATTCTCGACGGCCTGTTCGCGCGTGGCGACGAATTGTCGGAGGATCCGCTGCAATCCTTCCTGATCGGATTGAAGCTGTTCGCCGAAATGCTGGCCGATCTGCCCGAAGCGCATCCGGGCTGTCTAGCCGCGTCGTTCGTCTATCAGGAACAGTTGTTCGACGCGGATGTGCGCGCTTTGTCGCGTCAATCCTTCCTGCGCTGGCGCGCGCGCTTCGCCGAACGCTTCGACGCGATCGCGGCCAAATATCCGCCGCGCGTGCCGATCGATCGCGCGGCGCTCGCCGACATGGCCGCCGCGTTGATCGACGGCGGGATCACACTCGGCAAATCCTTGAAGGATCCGAAGATCCTGCCCGCGCAAGTGCTGCATTTCCGCAATTACGTGCGGCTGCTGTTCGATCCGGCGGTTTAG
- a CDS encoding tetratricopeptide repeat protein has protein sequence MTQDLLGNPLSYADKAAVAACDAAAEKLLAYRADPLADIDAVIAAHPRFAMAKLFRAGLIATAGDTALDAMFKAAFDDAAALAPEMNDRERAHLAALDAWREGRFAAAADRWGRILFDHPRDTTALQMAHLADFYVGQAAMLRDRPSWALRAFDGAAPRRNFVLGMRAFGLEENGQYDAARAMGEAAVAAAPQDAWAVHAVAHVHEMRGDTAAGIAWLETTQSGWAPENLFAFHNWWHLALLHLDRGETGAALALYDTRVRPADSDAALEMVDGSALLWRIWTRGGDVGERWSKLATLWESRIGHGGYAFNDVHATMAFVGAGRFDLARTQIETLRKAAGGAGDNAAMAAQVGLPVAQALLAFGQGEWRSCADLLTAVRPHAIRFGGSNAQRDVLAWTAAEAALRAGDSAMAQALIAERLAAKPDSRINLDWSRRLGAKAARAA, from the coding sequence ATGACGCAAGATTTGCTGGGAAATCCCCTGTCCTACGCCGATAAGGCCGCCGTCGCCGCCTGCGACGCGGCCGCCGAAAAGCTGCTGGCCTATCGCGCCGACCCACTGGCCGATATCGACGCGGTGATCGCGGCGCATCCGCGCTTCGCCATGGCCAAGCTGTTCCGCGCCGGGCTGATCGCGACGGCGGGCGATACGGCGTTGGACGCGATGTTCAAGGCAGCGTTCGACGACGCGGCGGCACTCGCACCCGAGATGAACGACCGCGAACGCGCGCATCTCGCCGCACTGGACGCGTGGCGCGAAGGCCGCTTCGCGGCCGCCGCCGATCGCTGGGGCCGCATCCTGTTCGATCACCCGCGCGACACGACGGCGCTGCAAATGGCCCATCTGGCGGATTTCTATGTCGGCCAGGCGGCGATGCTGCGCGACCGACCGAGCTGGGCGTTGCGCGCCTTCGACGGCGCGGCGCCGCGCCGCAATTTCGTGCTGGGCATGCGCGCCTTCGGCCTGGAGGAGAACGGGCAATACGATGCCGCGCGCGCGATGGGCGAAGCGGCCGTCGCCGCCGCGCCGCAAGATGCCTGGGCGGTCCACGCGGTGGCGCATGTCCACGAGATGCGCGGCGACACGGCGGCGGGAATCGCCTGGCTCGAAACCACGCAAAGCGGCTGGGCGCCCGAAAATCTGTTCGCCTTCCATAATTGGTGGCATCTCGCCTTGCTGCATCTCGATCGCGGCGAAACCGGCGCGGCGCTGGCGCTGTACGACACGCGCGTGCGTCCGGCGGATAGCGACGCGGCGCTCGAAATGGTCGACGGATCGGCGCTGTTGTGGCGCATCTGGACGCGCGGCGGCGACGTCGGCGAACGCTGGTCGAAGCTCGCGACCCTGTGGGAAAGCCGGATCGGCCATGGCGGTTACGCGTTCAACGACGTCCACGCGACGATGGCGTTCGTCGGCGCGGGCCGTTTCGATCTGGCGCGAACGCAGATCGAAACTTTGCGCAAAGCGGCCGGCGGTGCGGGCGACAACGCGGCGATGGCAGCGCAGGTCGGCTTGCCGGTCGCGCAAGCGCTGCTCGCCTTCGGCCAAGGCGAATGGCGAAGCTGCGCCGATCTGCTGACCGCCGTGCGACCGCACGCGATCCGCTTCGGCGGCAGCAATGCCCAACGCGACGTCCTCGCCTGGACGGCGGCGGAGGCGGCTTTGCGCGCGGGCGACTCCGCGATGGCGCAAGCACTGATCGCCGAGCGCCTGGCGGCGAAGCCGGACAGCCGGATCAATCTCGACTGGTCGCGCCGCTTGGGCGCGAAAGCCGCGCGCGCGGCCTGA
- the trxA gene encoding thioredoxin TrxA: MSTTTKVTDTSFPTDVLQAPGPVLVDFWAEWCGPCKQIAPALDDLAKDMAGKLTIAKINIDENPQTPSKYGVRGIPTLMLFQNGEVKATKIGSMPKSGLYSWVQSVI; encoded by the coding sequence ATGTCCACCACGACCAAAGTCACCGACACGAGCTTCCCGACCGACGTGCTCCAGGCCCCGGGCCCGGTGCTGGTCGATTTCTGGGCCGAGTGGTGCGGCCCCTGCAAGCAGATCGCGCCCGCCCTCGACGATCTCGCCAAGGATATGGCGGGCAAGCTGACGATCGCGAAGATCAATATCGACGAGAATCCGCAGACGCCGTCCAAGTACGGCGTGCGCGGCATTCCGACGCTGATGCTGTTCCAGAACGGCGAAGTGAAGGCGACGAAGATCGGCTCGATGCCGAAAAGCGGCCTTTACAGCTGGGTGCAGTCGGTCATCTGA
- the addA gene encoding double-strand break repair helicase AddA: protein MSAPDPIEQGLAAQRVAANPDFSVWVSANAGAGKTHVLTARIVNLLLRGVRPAAILCLTFTKAAAAEMRERLSKLLADWAICDDAELRKALVDRLGRAPDDREMRMARVLFASVLEAPGGLRIQTIHAFCESLLKRFPLEAGVPPHFEIADDTAAAELLSDARDALTTSDDPVLRDALTIVAGAANEQSVTDALDFLLLSRAKLRDLVGIGVEAEIARRYGDAGLDPKADRVSAIAEFLARLDEAAMKSAASALDRFGGKTDKDSAAEIGAFLAGPRRDIEPWIDVFLTGDREPRKRLATKKVAENAPEVLAALVAEQARAEALHRTLIEIETLRRSSSLLRLGAASFQAYEARKTARALLDYDDLIGKTVALLEDGAPWVLYKLDGGIEHVLVDEAQDTAPEQWRVVRALTGEYFAGEGAVERRRTVFVVGDEKQSIFSFQGADLAAFAASREDFASRAGTAWREIALPLSFRSAPAVLDVVDAAFDSDAARAGVSTAPIRHIARRATAGGRVDLWAPFVKADVPDGKPWDLPVDYESAAHPSARLALSIARTIKSWIGREPLPALGRNIDAGDILILVRRRNRFFEAMVTALKREGVPVAGADRLVLGAQIAVMDLLSLARFCLLPQDELSLAEILKSPLFGLDDDDLFALCRGRRAKLWTILRERAGENPKWGHAAQTLSKLRAQADFAAPFEFFASVLGAGGGKAQMLGRLGPDAADPLDEFLAACLDFERAHPPSLQGFLAWFEAGGTDIKRDMERAHGQVRVMTVHGAKGLEAPVVFLPDTCQLPNNASRPPMWSADAPAFPLWWPSGSDGSAMVDAAKNAARTREIAEYKRLLYVAATRARDRLIVCGWCDKEPAKESWYEALKAAIETRPGVTHGTGIDGNTAIVSYEKPATLETQKADAMAEARAAGDAPAWLRRGDAPEEPVPPKPLVPSREGQMPAAASPLAGARADAIKRGALIHRLLQTLPDLPPDQRDAAARRFLARPGHSLDEAQQDEIARETLALFDLPDFAQALSGEGLAEAPIVARVGGRALSGRIDRLVVRDDAIFVLDYKTNRPPPERIEDVPVEYVAQLAAYRAALAPLYPGRPIRAGLVWTYAPRVQEIPAELLDAQAP from the coding sequence ATGAGCGCCCCCGATCCGATCGAACAGGGCCTTGCCGCGCAACGCGTCGCGGCCAATCCCGATTTCAGCGTCTGGGTGTCGGCGAATGCGGGCGCGGGCAAAACCCATGTTCTGACCGCGCGCATCGTCAATCTGCTGCTGCGCGGCGTGCGCCCCGCCGCGATTTTGTGCCTGACCTTCACCAAGGCGGCGGCGGCGGAAATGCGCGAACGCCTGTCGAAGCTGCTCGCCGACTGGGCGATTTGCGACGATGCGGAATTGCGCAAGGCACTGGTCGATCGTTTGGGCCGCGCGCCGGACGATCGCGAAATGCGCATGGCGCGCGTGCTGTTCGCCAGCGTGCTGGAAGCGCCCGGCGGTTTGCGCATCCAGACGATCCACGCCTTTTGCGAATCGCTGTTGAAGCGCTTTCCGCTGGAAGCGGGCGTGCCGCCGCATTTCGAAATCGCCGACGATACGGCCGCCGCCGAATTGCTGTCCGACGCGCGCGACGCGCTCACCACCAGCGACGATCCGGTGTTGCGCGACGCTCTCACCATCGTCGCGGGGGCGGCGAACGAGCAGAGCGTCACCGACGCGCTGGATTTTCTGCTGTTGTCGCGCGCCAAGTTGCGCGATCTGGTCGGGATCGGCGTCGAAGCGGAGATCGCGCGGCGCTATGGGGATGCGGGGCTCGATCCGAAGGCCGATCGCGTCTCTGCCATCGCCGAATTCCTCGCCCGGCTCGACGAAGCGGCGATGAAGAGCGCTGCGTCGGCGCTCGACCGGTTCGGCGGCAAAACCGACAAGGATTCCGCCGCCGAGATCGGCGCGTTCCTGGCGGGGCCGCGCCGCGATATCGAGCCGTGGATCGATGTATTCCTCACCGGCGACCGCGAGCCGCGTAAGCGCCTGGCCACCAAGAAAGTCGCCGAGAACGCGCCCGAGGTGCTGGCCGCCCTCGTGGCCGAGCAGGCTCGCGCCGAGGCGTTGCATCGCACGCTGATCGAGATCGAGACGCTGCGCCGCTCGTCGTCCTTGCTGCGCTTGGGGGCGGCGTCGTTCCAAGCCTACGAAGCGCGCAAAACCGCGCGCGCCTTGCTCGATTACGACGATCTGATCGGCAAGACCGTGGCGCTGCTGGAAGACGGCGCGCCCTGGGTCCTCTACAAGCTCGATGGCGGCATCGAGCATGTGCTGGTCGATGAGGCGCAGGACACCGCACCCGAACAATGGCGCGTCGTGCGCGCGCTGACCGGCGAATATTTCGCGGGCGAGGGGGCGGTCGAGCGGCGGCGCACCGTGTTCGTCGTCGGCGACGAGAAGCAATCGATTTTCAGCTTCCAGGGTGCCGATCTCGCGGCTTTCGCGGCGTCGCGCGAGGATTTCGCGTCGCGCGCGGGCACGGCATGGCGCGAGATCGCCCTGCCGCTGTCGTTCCGCTCCGCCCCCGCCGTGCTCGATGTCGTCGATGCGGCCTTCGATAGCGATGCGGCCCGCGCGGGTGTGTCGACCGCCCCGATCCGCCATATCGCGCGCCGCGCGACGGCGGGCGGGCGCGTCGATCTGTGGGCGCCTTTCGTCAAAGCCGATGTCCCCGACGGCAAGCCCTGGGATTTGCCGGTCGATTACGAATCGGCGGCGCATCCGTCGGCGCGGCTTGCGCTGTCGATCGCACGCACGATCAAAAGCTGGATCGGCCGGGAGCCGTTGCCCGCTTTGGGCCGGAATATCGACGCGGGCGATATTCTGATCTTGGTGCGAAGGCGCAATCGCTTTTTCGAAGCGATGGTGACAGCGCTGAAGCGTGAGGGCGTGCCCGTCGCGGGCGCCGATCGCCTGGTGCTCGGCGCGCAGATCGCGGTGATGGATCTGCTGTCGCTCGCGCGCTTCTGTTTGCTGCCGCAGGACGAGCTTTCGCTCGCCGAGATCTTGAAATCGCCGCTGTTCGGCCTCGACGACGACGATCTATTCGCGTTGTGCCGGGGGCGGCGCGCGAAGCTGTGGACGATCTTGCGCGAACGTGCGGGCGAGAATCCGAAATGGGGCCATGCCGCGCAAACCCTGTCGAAGCTGCGCGCCCAGGCCGATTTCGCGGCTCCGTTCGAATTCTTCGCGAGCGTGCTGGGGGCGGGCGGCGGCAAGGCGCAAATGCTCGGCCGCTTGGGGCCGGACGCGGCCGATCCGCTCGACGAATTCCTGGCCGCCTGTCTCGATTTCGAACGCGCCCATCCGCCCTCGCTGCAAGGCTTCCTCGCGTGGTTCGAAGCGGGCGGCACGGATATCAAACGCGACATGGAGCGCGCGCATGGCCAAGTGCGCGTGATGACCGTGCATGGCGCCAAGGGCTTGGAAGCGCCGGTCGTGTTCCTGCCCGATACGTGCCAATTGCCGAACAATGCCAGCCGCCCGCCGATGTGGAGTGCGGATGCGCCCGCGTTTCCGCTGTGGTGGCCGTCGGGTTCCGACGGCAGCGCGATGGTCGACGCGGCGAAGAACGCCGCGCGCACGCGCGAGATCGCCGAATACAAGCGCCTGCTTTACGTCGCCGCGACGCGCGCGCGCGATCGGCTGATCGTTTGCGGCTGGTGCGACAAGGAACCGGCGAAGGAATCCTGGTACGAAGCGCTGAAAGCCGCGATCGAAACGCGGCCCGGCGTGACGCATGGTACCGGCATCGACGGCAATACGGCGATCGTGTCCTACGAAAAACCCGCGACGCTCGAAACGCAGAAGGCCGACGCGATGGCCGAAGCGCGTGCCGCCGGCGATGCACCGGCTTGGCTGCGGCGCGGCGATGCGCCCGAAGAGCCCGTCCCGCCCAAGCCGCTGGTGCCCTCGCGCGAAGGGCAGATGCCCGCCGCCGCCTCGCCGCTTGCGGGTGCCCGGGCCGATGCGATCAAGCGCGGTGCGCTGATCCATCGCTTGCTGCAAACCTTGCCCGATCTGCCGCCTGATCAACGCGACGCGGCGGCGCGGCGTTTCCTCGCGCGGCCCGGTCATTCGCTGGATGAAGCCCAGCAGGACGAGATCGCGCGCGAGACGTTGGCGCTGTTCGATCTGCCGGATTTCGCGCAAGCGCTGTCGGGCGAAGGATTGGCCGAAGCGCCGATCGTCGCGCGTGTGGGCGGCCGCGCTTTGTCGGGCCGTATCGATCGCTTGGTCGTGCGCGACGACGCGATTTTCGTGCTCGACTACAAGACCAATCGCCCGCCGCCCGAACGCATCGAAGACGTGCCGGTGGAATACGTGGCGCAGCTCGCGGCGTATCGCGCGGCGTTGGCGCCGCTCTATCCGGGCCGTCCGATTCGCGCCGGCCTCGTCTGGACTTACGCGCCGCGCGTGCAGGAGATTCCGGCCGAACTTCTCGACGCGCAAGCACCCTAA
- the addB gene encoding double-strand break repair protein AddB: MRVSTIPAGVNFLAAFAKGILAKLGTAPETLSRATVLLPNRRAVRALGEAFLAEAGGKPLLLPRIAAIGDVDEDELILTGEGAELDAELPPAIDGVARELLLAKLVAKQGGQAAPSPAAALRLARALAELLDSLQIEEVPWANFDGLVPDDYARHWGQTLEFLAIIREHWPIILEARGQMDPQARRVQLIRALAQRWKAHPPQGPIWAAGSTGSVPATAHLLKVIAGLPQGEVVLPGLDRDSDAATWEAIGQEPSHPQYGLHHLLRRMEVARDAVTVWDGTAPGPRASLAAEALRPAATTQAWRTAPRQGDAAFAGLMRLESADPDSEAGAIAVLLRGALETPGRTATLVTADRNLARRVSAKLRRWGIEADDSAGRRLDLAPAAVLLRLLARAAADDLAPVDLLALLKHPLASLGRDRTTHLTQTRRLDRLGLRGPRPAPGIAGLRKAAPDDALPLIDALDAALAPLATAPENLRDLLAAHLRAAEDLARDETGRTKLWDGQAGNALASFAARLIDAAPNFGDVKRMGFADLLDELLATASWRPPYGGHPRISIRGTIEARLVSADLVVLGGLNETTWPGETREDPWLSRPMRAKVGLPPLERQIGLAAHDFAQAFSGASVVLSRARKTESGPAIASRWLVRLDALLGKDPRWASALDPDQAAWAATLDGHGRVVAPIRPPAPKPPVAARPKGLSVTRIETLIRDPYAIYASKILGLYALDEIDADADARQRGNLYHDALERFAKTYPGELPPDALAQLIAFGRDAFDKINPPPSVRAFWWPRFVLMAEMFVAEDAARRAMGLRVAAVETKGTLDIDGFALSATADRIDRKADGTLVVLDYKTGTMPTGPQVATGLSPQLPLEALIAEAGGFEGVAKAPVAELTYIGLGGSAKDRGFQTRAPAKAIADMPTFLAETRANLAALIKAYRDPDAAYRSRPRVQYVKFAGDYDHLARVAEWAIEGGDE, from the coding sequence ATGCGCGTCAGCACGATCCCGGCTGGCGTGAATTTCCTCGCGGCCTTCGCCAAGGGCATTCTCGCCAAGCTCGGCACCGCGCCGGAAACCTTGTCGCGCGCCACGGTGTTGCTGCCCAATCGGCGCGCGGTGCGCGCTTTGGGCGAGGCGTTCTTGGCCGAAGCGGGCGGCAAGCCGTTGCTGCTACCGCGCATCGCCGCGATCGGCGACGTGGACGAGGACGAGCTGATTTTGACGGGCGAGGGCGCCGAGCTCGACGCCGAGCTCCCGCCCGCGATCGACGGCGTCGCGCGCGAGTTGCTGTTGGCGAAGTTGGTCGCCAAGCAAGGCGGGCAGGCCGCACCTTCGCCCGCCGCCGCGTTGCGTTTGGCGCGCGCTCTCGCCGAACTTCTCGACTCGCTGCAGATCGAAGAAGTGCCGTGGGCGAATTTCGACGGGCTGGTGCCCGACGATTACGCGCGCCATTGGGGCCAGACGCTCGAATTCCTCGCGATCATTCGCGAGCATTGGCCGATTATTCTGGAAGCGCGCGGCCAGATGGACCCGCAGGCGCGGCGCGTGCAACTGATCCGTGCGCTCGCCCAGCGCTGGAAAGCGCATCCGCCGCAAGGCCCGATCTGGGCGGCGGGCTCGACCGGCTCGGTGCCCGCGACCGCGCATCTGTTGAAGGTGATCGCCGGCCTGCCGCAAGGCGAAGTCGTGCTGCCCGGCCTCGATCGCGACTCGGATGCCGCGACATGGGAAGCGATCGGGCAGGAACCGTCGCATCCGCAATACGGCCTGCATCATTTGCTGCGCCGGATGGAAGTCGCGCGCGACGCCGTGACCGTTTGGGACGGCACGGCGCCGGGACCGCGCGCGTCACTGGCCGCCGAAGCCTTGCGGCCTGCCGCGACCACCCAAGCCTGGCGCACCGCGCCCCGGCAAGGCGATGCGGCCTTCGCCGGTTTGATGCGGCTCGAATCCGCCGATCCGGATTCCGAAGCGGGCGCCATCGCCGTGCTGTTGCGCGGCGCCCTGGAAACGCCGGGCCGCACGGCGACCCTCGTCACTGCCGACCGCAATCTCGCGCGTCGCGTGTCGGCCAAATTGCGCCGCTGGGGAATCGAGGCCGACGATTCCGCCGGGCGGCGGCTCGATCTCGCCCCCGCCGCCGTGCTGCTGCGCCTGCTCGCGCGCGCGGCGGCGGACGATCTTGCCCCGGTCGATCTGCTCGCGCTGCTCAAACATCCGCTGGCGTCGCTGGGCCGCGACCGCACCACGCATCTCACCCAAACGCGGCGCTTGGATCGCTTGGGCTTGCGCGGCCCCCGGCCGGCACCCGGCATCGCTGGCTTGCGCAAAGCCGCCCCCGACGACGCGTTGCCGTTGATCGATGCACTCGACGCCGCCTTGGCGCCGCTGGCAACGGCGCCCGAAAATTTGCGCGATCTGCTGGCGGCGCATCTTCGCGCCGCCGAGGATCTCGCGCGCGACGAAACCGGCCGCACGAAATTATGGGACGGGCAGGCGGGCAACGCGCTGGCGAGCTTCGCGGCGCGCCTGATCGATGCCGCGCCGAATTTCGGCGACGTGAAGCGCATGGGCTTCGCCGATCTGCTCGACGAATTGCTCGCGACCGCCAGTTGGCGCCCGCCTTATGGCGGGCATCCGCGAATCAGCATTCGCGGCACGATCGAAGCGCGTCTTGTTTCGGCCGATCTGGTCGTGCTCGGCGGCTTGAACGAAACGACTTGGCCCGGCGAAACGCGCGAAGACCCGTGGCTGTCGCGCCCGATGCGCGCCAAGGTGGGTTTGCCGCCGCTCGAACGTCAGATCGGCTTGGCGGCGCATGATTTCGCGCAAGCTTTCTCCGGCGCGTCGGTCGTGTTGTCGCGCGCGCGCAAAACCGAATCGGGCCCCGCCATCGCGTCGCGCTGGCTCGTCCGGCTCGACGCATTGCTGGGCAAGGATCCGCGCTGGGCTTCGGCGCTCGATCCCGATCAAGCCGCCTGGGCCGCCACACTCGACGGACATGGCCGCGTCGTCGCCCCCATCCGCCCGCCGGCCCCCAAGCCGCCGGTCGCCGCCCGGCCCAAGGGATTGTCGGTCACGCGAATCGAAACGCTGATCCGCGATCCCTATGCGATCTATGCGTCGAAGATCCTGGGCCTCTACGCGCTCGACGAGATCGACGCCGATGCCGATGCGCGCCAGCGCGGCAATCTCTATCACGATGCGCTGGAACGCTTCGCCAAGACCTATCCCGGCGAATTGCCGCCGGATGCGTTGGCGCAATTGATCGCGTTCGGCCGCGACGCGTTCGACAAAATCAACCCGCCGCCGTCGGTACGCGCCTTCTGGTGGCCGCGCTTCGTGCTGATGGCGGAGATGTTCGTCGCCGAAGATGCCGCGCGCCGCGCCATGGGCCTGCGCGTCGCTGCCGTCGAAACCAAAGGCACACTCGATATCGACGGTTTCGCGCTGTCGGCGACGGCCGACCGGATCGATCGTAAAGCCGACGGCACGCTGGTCGTGCTCGACTACAAGACCGGCACGATGCCGACGGGCCCGCAAGTCGCGACCGGGTTGTCGCCGCAATTGCCGCTCGAAGCCTTGATCGCCGAGGCGGGCGGATTCGAAGGTGTGGCCAAAGCGCCGGTCGCGGAACTCACCTATATCGGGCTTGGCGGCTCGGCGAAGGATCGCGGTTTCCAGACCCGCGCGCCCGCCAAAGCCATCGCCGACATGCCCACGTTCCTGGCCGAAACGCGCGCCAATTTGGCGGCGCTGATCAAAGCCTATCGCGATCCCGATGCCGCCTATCGCTCGCGCCCGCGCGTGCAATACGTGAAATTCGCCGGCGATTACGATCATCTCGCGCGTGTCGCCGAATGGGCGATCGAAGGGGGCGACGAATGA
- a CDS encoding nucleotidyltransferase family protein: MSAFDTGMVLAAGLGKRMRPLTDTLPKPMVPVAGRALIDRVIDRMAEAGVHRVVANLHHHRATLEAHVKSRKDVAIVTVHEPDLLETGGGVLNALPVLGPGAFFCANADVLWFDGPRPALKRLADAWDDGAMDVLLLMTSAATARGYEGRGDYFVDPNGKARRRRDPEIAPFVYAGVQILHPRALAGFAPGAFSLNKVYDAAEAKGRLWSVVHDGLWFHVGTPDSVTATERELGWSAKKV; the protein is encoded by the coding sequence ATGAGCGCCTTCGACACCGGCATGGTTCTGGCGGCGGGTTTGGGCAAGCGTATGCGCCCGCTGACCGACACCCTGCCCAAACCCATGGTGCCGGTCGCCGGGCGCGCGTTGATCGACCGCGTGATCGACCGCATGGCGGAGGCGGGCGTGCACCGCGTCGTCGCCAATCTCCACCATCATCGCGCCACGCTCGAAGCGCATGTGAAATCGCGCAAGGATGTGGCGATCGTCACGGTGCATGAGCCCGATCTATTGGAAACCGGCGGCGGCGTGTTGAACGCGCTGCCCGTGCTCGGGCCGGGCGCGTTCTTCTGCGCCAATGCCGATGTGCTGTGGTTCGACGGGCCGCGCCCGGCGCTGAAGCGTCTCGCCGATGCGTGGGACGACGGCGCCATGGATGTGCTGCTGTTGATGACCTCCGCCGCCACGGCGCGCGGCTACGAGGGGCGCGGCGATTATTTCGTCGATCCCAACGGCAAGGCGCGCCGCCGCCGCGATCCGGAGATCGCGCCCTTCGTTTACGCGGGCGTGCAGATCCTGCATCCGCGCGCATTGGCGGGTTTCGCCCCCGGCGCCTTCTCGCTCAACAAGGTCTACGACGCGGCGGAAGCCAAAGGCCGCCTCTGGTCGGTCGTGCATGACGGTTTGTGGTTCCATGTCGGCACGCCCGACAGCGTGACCGCGACCGAGCGCGAACTCGGCTGGTCGGCGAAGAAGGTCTAG